A DNA window from Phragmites australis chromosome 11, lpPhrAust1.1, whole genome shotgun sequence contains the following coding sequences:
- the LOC133884948 gene encoding protein NRT1/ PTR FAMILY 2.3-like, translating to MEIESLPGSQLKPVDREGQDKAGRKKGGWITLPFIAGSILGLGLAINGTTSNLLVYLIKEYNVEGIDAAQITNIVRGSLNLVPVAGAVVSDSYFGCFPVILAGTAVNVLSFVLFTLSAALPSLRPPHCAAPSAACQHGTPGQLAVLYAAMCLLAIGTGGTRFNVATMGADQFGSARDQDTFFNWYFVFLYASFIVGETAIVYLQDGVSWVLGFGVCLATTVASLVMVLLGARYYRMPAAKGSPYTELARVVVAAVRKARVNVDAFGLVQYYVGDGAVADSNSDGAPSKRLRFLNRAAMITASDSSTDRSGGRRSSGWRLCTVQQVEDLKSLLVVLPLWSSGILVSVSIGVMIGMVILQALAMDRSLGPRFKIPAGSITVSSLAAFIAVTPVLERAVFPLWQRVTGALPTPLHRVGLGHVVNVAGMVAAALVERRRLSVVRAHHGADEALAWVTPMSVLWLLIPLGVVGIGEALHFPGNMAFYYQEFPKTLRSTATAMAPLLIALGFYLSTVFVDVVRLVTAWLPGNINQGRLDNVYWAVAIAATINFVYFLVCVGMYKSRN from the exons ATGGAGATTGAGAGCTTGCCCGGATCTCAGCTCAAGCCTGTCGATCGGGAAGGCCAGGACAAGGCAGGCAGAAAGAAAGGAGGATGGATCACCCTCCCCTTCATTGCAG GGAGCATTCTGGGGCTTGGGTTGGCCATCAACGGGACGACGAGCAACCTTTTGGTGTACCTGATCAAGGAGTACAACGTGGAGGGCATCGACGCGGCGCAGATCACCAACATCGTCCGCGGCTCGCTCAACCTGGtgcccgtcgccggcgccgtcgtCTCCGACTCCTACTTCGGCTGCTTCCCCGTCATCCTTGCCGGCACCGCCGTCAACGTCCTG TCCTTCGTGCTGTTCACGCTCTCCGCGGCGCTGCCGTCCCTCCGGCCACCACACTGCGCCGCACCGTCTGCGGCGTGCCAGCATGGGACCCCTGGGCAGCTCGCCGTTCTCTACGCTGCGATGTGCCTACTCGCCATCGGCACCGGCGGGACGCGGTTCAACGTGGCGACCATGGGCGCGGATCAGTTCGGCAGCGCGCGCGACCAGGACACCTTCTTCAACTGGTACTTCGTCTTCCTCTACGCGTCCTTCATCGTCGGTGAAACGGCCATCGTCTACCTCCAGGACGGCGTCTCCTGGGTCCTGGGCTTCGGCGTCTGCCTCGCGACGACCGTGGCGAGCCTGGTCATGGTTCTGCTTGGTGCGCGGTATTACCGAATGCCGGCAGCGAAGGGCAGCCCCTACACCGAGCTTGCGCGCGTCGTCGTGGCCGCTGTGCGCAAGGCTCGCGTCAACGTCGACGCGTTTGGACTGGTGCAATATTATGTTGGGGATGGCGCCGTCGCCGACTCAAACAGCGATGGTGCTCCAAGCAAAAGGCTAAG ATTTCTCAACCGTGCCGCCATGATCACGGCAAGCGACAGCTCGACGGACAGATCAGGTGGCCGTCGCTCTAGCGGCTGGCGGTTGTGCACGGTGCAGCAAGTCGAGGACCTCAAGTCCCTCCTCGTTGTCCTGCCGCTGTGGTCGTCCGGCATACTCGTCAGCGTGTCGATCGGCGTGATGATCGGGATGGTCATCCTGCAAGCTCTCGCCATGGACCGTTCCCTTGGTCCACGGTTCAAGATCCCAGCGGGGTCCATCACTGTCTCCTCGCTAGCCGCATTCATCGCCGTCACACCGGTCCTCGAGCGCGCCGTATTCCCGCTCTGGCAAAGAGTCACGGGCGCGCTCCCAACGCCGCTGCATCGCGTCGGGCTGGGCCACGTCGTGAACGTCGCAGGCATGGTGGCCGCCGCGCTGGTCGAGCGCCGGCGGCTGAGCGTGGTGCGCGCGCACCACGGCGCCGACGAGGCGCTCGCGTGGGTGACGCCCATGTCCGTGTTGTGGCTGCTCATCCCACTGGGGGTCGTGGGCATCGGGGAGGCCCTGCACTTCCCGGGCAACATGGCGTTCTACTACCAGGAGTTCCCCAAGACGCTGCGCAGCACGGCGACGGCCATGGCGCCGCTGCTCATCGCGCTCGGGTTCTACCTCAGCACGGTGTTCGTCGACGTGGTAAGGCTGGTCACAGCGTGGCTGCCAGGGAACATAAACCAGGGGAGGCTGGACAACGTGTACTGGGCCGTGGCCATTGCGGCGACGATCAATTTCGTGTATTTCCTGGTCTGTGTCGGCATGTACAAGAGTCGGAACTGA